A single Cottoperca gobio chromosome 7, fCotGob3.1, whole genome shotgun sequence DNA region contains:
- the slc26a10 gene encoding solute carrier family 26 member 10, with the protein MSASVAVYRNIYTEDRFKQAYGSDDNTSGGLRLREKLAGRCRCSRRACLHLLRDRLPIFNWLPKYRLKKWILGDTIGGLTVGILHIPQGMAFALLTSVAPIFGLYTSFFPVVLYMFFGTGRHVSTGTFAVVSLMTGSVVEQLVPTPLDMNSSSSEAADFEAQRIGVASAVALLSGIILLCMFGLQLGFLSTYLSEPIVKAFTSAAAFHVTVSQMQSMLGLRLPRHTGTFSLFKTLASVMENLPHSNMAELLISLVCLAVLVPVKEVNMRYRQRLRTPIPVEILTVIIATGVAYAFSLDSTYNIEIVGHIPAGFPKPRMPALHTFPDIAGDTVAITFVGYAVSVSLAMIYADKHGYSIHPNQELLAHGISNTVSSFFTCFPSSATLATTNILESAGGYTQLSGLFTSLVVLIVLLLIGPLFYFLPKAVLACINVTSLRQMFLQFQDLPELWRISKIDLMVWVVTWLSVVVLNVDLGLAIGVVFSMMTVICRTQRAGCSVLGRASNTEIYRPLENHNKCYEVPGLKILTYNGPIYYGNRSFFREDMSRLLGLTPEKIRSREKARKALEKREREATVSTVERGIANTSFSSENDFFKSETSESDVQAVLIDCSSVTFVDVAGARLFTQMCTECQKVGVHVYLSNCKESVLKILTSSGLMTYMNPQHIFVTVHDAVMYIEQQKEKPPENTTTVWV; encoded by the exons ATGAGCGCGTCTGTGGCCGTGTACAGGAATATTTACACGGAGGACCGCTTCAAACAGGCCTACGGCTCCGATGATAACACGAGTGGAGGTTTGCGGCTTCGGGAAAAGCTCGCCGGCAGGTGCAGGTGTTCAAGACGAGCCTGCCTTCACCTGTTGAGGGATAGACTGCCCATTTTTAACTGGTTGCCAAAATACAGACTAAAGAAATGGATTTTAGGAGATACTATTGGGGGACTGACAGTTGGTATTCTTCACATTCCGCAAG GCATGGCCTTCGCCTTACTCACATCAGTGGCACCAATATTTGGCCTTtacacctccttcttccctgtGGTCCTCTATATGTTTTTTGGCACAGGTCGCCATGTGTCCACAG GTACCTTTGCTGTGGTGAGTCTGATGACTGGCTCTGTAGTGGAGCAGCTGGTTCCCACTCCTCTGGACATGAACTCAAGTTCGTCTGAAGCGGCCGACTTTGAGGCTCAGAGGATTGGCGTTGCCTCAGCTGTAGCACTTCTCTCAGGAATTATTTTG CTCTGTATGTTTGGTCTTCAGCTGGGCTTCCTCTCCACCTATCTGTCAGAGCCAATTGTTAAGGCTTTCACCAGTGCTGCTGCCTTCCATGTTACAGTCTCACAGATGCAAAGCATGCTGGGGCTGCGGCTCCCTCGCCACACTGGGACCTTCTCCCTCTTCAAG ACTTTAGCATCAGTGATGGAGAACCTGCCTCACAGCAACATGGCTGAGCTGCTGATCTCCTTGGTGTGTTTGGCTGTTCTGGTGCCAGTTAAGGAGGTCAACATGCGATACCGGCAGCGCCTTCGTACACCAATCCCCGTGGAGATCCTCACG GTGATTATTGCTACAGGTGTGGCCTATGCCTTCTCGCTGGACTCGACATACAACATTGAGATAGTTGGCCACATTCCAGCTGG ATTCCCAAAGCCACGGATGCCTGCCTTGCACACGTTCCCTGACATCGCTGGAGACACAGTAGCCATCACATTTGTTGGTTACGCTGTGTCGGTCTCACTGGCAATGATATATGCCGATAAACATGGCTATTCCATACATCCCAACCAG GAGCTCCTGGCTCACGGTATCTCCAACACAGTGTCTTCTTTTTTCACCTGCTTCCCCAGCTCAGCCACTCTTGCCACCACTAACATACTCGAGAGTGCTGGAGGATACACACAG ctcTCCGGCTTGTTCACAAGTCTGGTTGTTCTGATTGTCCTGCTGCTGATTGGACCGCTCTTCTACTTCCTACCAAAG GCAGTCTTGGCATGCATCAACGTCACCAGCCTCAGGCAGATGTTCCTGCAGTTCCAGGACTTACCTGAACTGTGGAGAATCAGCAAGATTGACTTG ATGGTTTGGGTGGTAACCTGGCTCTCTGTGGTGGTACTCAACGTGGATCTTGGCCTCGCTATTGGAGTGGTTTTCTCTATGATGACCGTCATCTGCCGGACACAAAG GGCCGGTTGTTCAGTGCTTGGTCGGGCCAGCAACACAGAAATTTACAGACCTCTGGAGAACCACAACAAG TGCTATGAGGTACCTGGTTTGAAGATCCTGACTTACAACGGGCCTATTTACTACGGCAACCGTAGCTTCTTCAGGGAGGACATGAGCAGGCTGCTGGGCCTGACGCCAGAGAAGATCCGCAGCCGGGAGAAAGCTAGGAAAGCcctggagaaaagagagagagaggccacCGTCAGCACGGTG GAAAGAGGCATCGCAAACACATCGTTCTCTTCAGAAAATGACTTCTTTAAATCTG aAACGTCTGAGAGTGATGTTCAGGCTGTGCTAATCGATTGCAGCAGTGTGACATTTGTTGATGTCGCTGGAGCAAGACTCTTTACACAG ATGTGCACTGAATGCCAGAAAGTTGGAGTTCATGTATATTTGTCAAACTGCAAAG AGAGTGTCTTAAAGATCCTAACATCAAGTGGTCTTATGACCTACATGAACCCTCAACATATTTTCGTGACTGTTCATGATGCAGTGATGTATATTGAGCAGCAGAAG GAAAAACCTCCAGAAAACACCACGACTGTTTGGGTATGA